In the Syntrophus aciditrophicus SB genome, TATGACCATGATAGAGTTCAAGAGTCCGCAACGCCAATTTTTCGGCTTTTTTCAGTTCATTTAATTCATAATATGATCTGGCCGCATTGAAGCGGGACCACAAGAAAATCAAATCCGGATTACGATCCTTATCCGCCAGGCGAACAGCGGTAAGGCTCGCATCAAGAGCGTCCTGATACATTTCCATGCTGAGGTATGAACAACTCAGGTAGTGATAGGGAAGGGGATTACTGGGGCTGTCCTGAATATCCTTCTTTAAAAGGGGAACGGTTCGATCAAATTTTGCCTTCAATTGATCAGGGGACAGATCATAACCCTTGTGTTTTATGCGGACAGGATAAATTTTAGCGTTTTTAAAGCCAATAACTCTGTTGTGAACTCGACCTTCAAACCCTATGCTTCCATTGTTTCGAAAAATTCTTGTCTGGCTGTTGATAGACTCGCTATGTTTCTTCTGGAATTCGCTGATAATCTGAACCTGGATCGCATCAATCTCCTCATTCCGAACACCTTCCAGCAGAACTTGAGTGTCTTGTCTGACCAGCTCTTCATCAGCATCGATGTAAAATATCCAGTCACCACCTGCATATTTGAGAGATTGATTCCTTGCCTTGCTGAAATCATTTTCCCAGGGATGATGGAAGATTTTATCAGTGTATTTATTCGCCAATAATACAGTCCTGTCAGTCGATCCTGTATCAACTATAATGATCTCGTCAGCAACGCCCCTTATGCTTTTCAGGCAACGTTCAATATTTTTTTCCTCATTCTTAACGATCATGCAGATGGAAATTCCCATTATTTTCTCCGGCATTCAAGATGAATGTAGACCTCTGCCTCCAATACAGAAAAAATGGTCAATTAAGCATAAAAATTACGGATACACTATGCATGGAAGGCTTCAAGATCTGCATAGAGATGGCTATATGGAAAATGTTATAAATTATAGGTTGTGGAAACGTATCCATATAATATTAAGATATCTGCCTGAAGTTTATTTCAAGGGACGGTGCTGAGAAGTGACGACCGGAAAAATCTCAGCTACATTTACATTATCCTGTCCGATACTAATCATACAGAATGCCTGTTGCTGCATTTCTTAAGCGATTCCGACGACCTTAAGCATATACTTTGGTATATGGAAAGGAAGATCGTAAGGCTGCTCTTCTACATTCAGGAAACCGGCTTCTTTCATGGCATAGATCATATGTTCTGCATCCCAGAGACTGCGATGTACATTATAGGGGTTAAGATCTTTTTGTATAGAACCATAAATATACTGATTAAATAACTGGAAATTCATCTCGCCTTGCTGAAAAGAAGAAAGGATTTCCTTCATATTGGGTACCGCTACTGTAAGTTTTCCTCCTTGTCTCAAGATACGTCGCATCTCTTTGAGGATTTCCAGGACTTCTGGAATATAAAAATGTTCTAACGTACCGCAGCTTAATATTTCATCGACACTGCGGTCAGAAAAGTTGAGTCCCTTTGTAATATCAGCTACAATATCAACATTTGGTAGAGCCCTGATATCTACATTAAGAAATCCATTTCCATAGGGAAATTCGCCTCCACAAATATCAAGTTTGATTGGCCCTTCTGGGAAGTTCTTAAAGTTGTGACTTTTGCGTTTTTGATCTGATTCTATAGCCTTAGCATATGTCTGTCGAACATATTGAATCGACAAGCCCTGTATATCCACAGGGCGCTGAATTTGGTGAACCTTCATGGCTATAAGTCTCATCGATGGTTCATCCTGCGCGTGATAATCTGTAGGCTCTTCTTGACAAATTTCCCGGAAACCAAATTCTTGAAGTATTTCTGCAAGATTTTGAAATGTGTAGCCAAAATGATGATAGTCCCCGGGGTGTCTCTGAAGGCCGAAGACATTATTGATCCTGAATTTCTTTCCTTCCATGTACTCTTTGATAGTTGCATCAAAGTCCGGACATTCGATGACTAATGTACCGCCTTCCTCGAGAACACGATTCCATTCAAAAACCGCCTCTAGAAAAACGTGGCGGGGAAGATGTTCAATCATATGATATGTTTCAATTCTGGAAACGGTTCCTGCAGGGAAAGGAAGTCGACGACTATCGCAGAGAAGATCAACGGCGGAAGAGGGGATGATGTCAATATTTAAAAAACCATCCAATCTGCGCTGACCACATCCAAGGTGAAGATTCAGTGGCTGTATTGTGGGCATTTCCTTTCTGTCGTTGCCTTCCATATATCCCGTTCCTACTACAAAATTCCAATGTGCGGCGCTGCTGACTTCAATACCATCCGGCTCACGCATACCGCGAACTGAAAAACGAGGGAAGAAGCCAAGCAGGAGATTTCTGAAATCATCGAGCCGCCAGGCGATCTTATGATCGGGATCATTCAAGTGCATCATGGGGATACCGATAACAACTCTTTTCCGCGCCACTCGTTTTGCTTCAAGAATCAATGGTACAGGATCGCTGAAATGTTCTATGATATGATCTAGAACAACCGTATCGAAAGATTGATCAGAAAAAGGAAGTTGCTTTGCGTCTCCCTGAACAAATCTCAACTCAGGATGATTCTTTATCGCATCCTCGTATCCCCAATCCGTCAACTCCATGCCTGTCAAATCGAGAGACGGATTGTGTCTTTTCATGATAACGGTGGAGTCCCCGTTGGCGCACCCTACATCCAAGGTGGAGCCTATGCATTGTTCTGCGGTGACTTCTTTCAATCGTCGAATTCGATCGGTGTTCAGTTTTCCCTTCACCGGCGCCCATACTTTTTCCATATAAAAATTCTTCACCCGCTTTTCCAGCTTGTTCTCATCGATTGAAAGAATGTGCCGGATAATCTTTTGAGCTACTTTCTTGAAAGAATATGATTCGACAACTTCAAGCCCTTGTTTTCTTATGTGTTGTCTATAAAAATTATCTTCGAAGAGACGATGAAGAATTTGGTCCAGCTCTGCCGGTGAACTGTAGGTTAGTAAGGCTTCTCCAAAAATTTTTCCTGCACCGGAAAGTGAATCCGAAATCACGACACCTCCGGAAGCCATGACATCAAGAATTCGCGGATTGAGAAAGCCTTCGCGACGCATGTCATCATGATGGTCGTTCAGTACAACTCTCGAAGAGGCATACAAATCGGGGAGTTTTTTATTGTCAAAGTAAATGCCGCGTATACATTTCTCAGGAAGGATTCCGTCCCATCCCTCGCCCCATACTTCGAGATGATCCAACCAGTTCTTTCCAAGTGCTAAGAGATCTTGAATGATTCTTCTTCCCTTGCCTTGCTTGCCATTGGCAACAAAAACAATATCATGCGCCAGTTCCCTGACTCTCAGAGGGGGGCGTTTGGCCGTGCCGCCTATTAGAAGCTCACATTTCCGGTCCATAGTTTTGATCTTTTCAAGAAAATGCGGAGACAGACAGAAAATATGATCGTATAGGGAGAGGAATTGAGGCGTTATCATATCAGGATGACTGTGTATCCATAAAATATTGTATGTTGGCTCTTCAATATTTTTAATTGGGATGCCATGCAGATGAATCAGTATCTTGGGTTCCTTGCTTGAGATAATGGCCCCTTCTGTTGAGAGCGCTTCGGCCAATTCTTTACCAAACCAATGATCGCCCCATCTTAATTTTCTTAAAGGATCTTTTTCCAGAAGATCGGACGCAGAGAGAATAGAAATCGGCAAACGCTTGAGTTTTTCTTTTCTTACAATGAGATCATTGAGAGTTTGAAGCTCTCCATTATGAGATCTTTGCTTCAATAGGGGAATTAAAAGATCTTTCGCAACTGTTACGTTCCCTTCGTCAATATAAAATTTTATTATCTTTTCAATGGGGTATTTATCTGAATGAATAGCATCACGAAATTCGCCAATTAATCTTTGCTGGACTTCCAGAAAATTATGGTCCTGGCCATACGCCTGTATGAACTTAACAAGATAATCCTTGGCAAGGCTGAATTCTCCACTCTGCAGATGACAATTTACAATTGAGATTAATGTTTCCGGTCTGTTATCGCCGGAGTTAAAAATTTTTTTAAAAATCTTAGCAGCGGTGGCATAATTTTCGTTTTTTATCAGGCAGAGGGCAAGATTATTCAATGATTCTTTATAGTCCTCGTGAATTGAAAGAGCTTTGTAAAATAAGTTTATGGCTTGTTGAAGATTATCTTGACTGAAATAAACAACCCCCAAGTTATTAATTGCTTCATGGTTACAAGGATCAGCCGCAATAATTTGCTCAAAACAATTTTTTGCCCCTAATAAGTTGTTTTGATTGAAAAAAATTTCTCCTTTTTGAAACAACCTCTTTATCTCGGTCTCGTTTGTCTGAAAATTTGTATCATTGTTCAACATGGCATTAAATATTAACTCCCAACAATAATTTCATATGCAAGAATGGCAGGTTTATTGTCACGATCTGGCTTCAACTCAGTTTTTTTTCGTCCAGAGTCTTCCTTTTCAAGACCATCTTTAAATTTAATTTTTTTTTGGCACTTTTCTTGTGTCCACAAATGTAAACAGGATTTTTTATGCAGCCATAAAAAGCAATAAAAGATCCATTCATAAAAAAATTTATTTTTTAGTGTGAAAAAAGGGAGATGATTTGGTGAAAAAATCTAAAGTATTTTAGATTTTGACCGATCCAATTGTTGGGTTAACAGGAACTCAAGAAGAAAGGTGGCGCCATGACGATATCAAGTTATAAGGTTGATAGCGTAATTAAAGCATATAACAAGCAAACTCAGACTACCTTTAAAAATCACATTCAAAACGGTATTGGCATTAATAAATTTCATCGTGATTCTGTAGCGATCTCTTGTGCGCCTGTTGACAAGTCGGCAACCTTTGAAAAAATATCATATAATATTTGCGATCTTATTTTGAAAAGTGTGGGGTGTTGATCCAGGAATTTAACATGATGGGAATTATCCTGTAAGGGAAAACCAATGATGGAGCGTGCACTGAAAATCGAGAATTATTCGACCGATCAAAAAAGGATCCTGATTGTTGATGATTATCCACAACTGCGGACAGTCGTCAAAGAGGCATTGGAACGAGAAGGAAATTATGAAGTCAATGAAGCTGAAAATGGTTTAGAAGCCTTGAAACTTCTCCAGAACGCTGACTATGACATGATCATCAGTGATGTGATGATGCCGGGGATGGGTGGAATTGATTTGTTGAAAAGTATTAAGGAGGTCCGGTCTAATGCGGTGACGATCATGATTACGGCGTATCCGGCAGTTGAAACGACCGTTTCGGCCATTAAAAAAGGCGCCATAGACTTTATAAAAAAACCTTTCGATATCGATGAGCTGTTGTTTAAAGTGAATTTATATTTGCGTAAAAAGCAGACTGTATCCAATCGGGAATCAGAAAAGGATATAAAACACTTTTTCTTGGGAGATGAGCCTGATGAATTATTGCTTTATAATTACATTTATGACGCCATAGAAAATTCCTTTGGTGATAATAATTTCATTTTTGAGAATGTTGTCGAGTTGGCAATGCAGATTGTCGGAGGAAAAGATTGTGCGCTTCTCCTTTATGAAGAGGATGAGCAACAGTTTCATCCCCAAATCATTTCCGGAATTGATCCTGAAACTTACAATTTAAAGATCTTGCCCCATATTTCAGATATATTTAAAGAGGTAGCGGATGCCAAGGGGGCGGTTGTTGTCCACTCCGATGAAAATCCCGGAGTATCGCCTTCTTTGATCTGTGCCCCATTAATGATCAGGAATAAGGTATTCGGTATTTTAAGTATAAGGAAAAAAGGGCGGGGAGAGCGGTTCTCTAAGAAGGAACTGAATTATATATTAATTTTGACCAAGCGTTCTTCACTCAATGTCGAAAATAAGATCCTGTATGAAAGTCTTTACCGGAGTCTTTTGGATACGTTTAAATCATTGGTTGCGTCCATACAGGTTCGTGATTCTTATACTGAGGAACATTCCTGTCGGGTTACGGAGTTGGCGGTGAATGTGGCAAGAAGCATGGGCTGCACATCAGAGGATATCGAGAGCATACGAATTGCAGGAATGCTGCATGATATCGGCAAGATTGCCATTCCCGACAGGATTTTGCTCAAGCCTGATAAACTCATGGATTATGAATATCAGGTCATCAAAAGTCATCCCGGCATAGGGGAACGGATATTAAAGCCAGTCATGCTTCTGGAAAAAGAAAGAAAAATTATCCTGCACCATCATGAACGTTACGATGGGAAAGGATATCCCAATGGACTTTCGGGTGAAAATATCCCTTTTTTATCCAGGTTGCTGGCCATTGCGGATTCTTATGACGCAATGACAAACAATCGCCCATATCGATATGCCATGCCAATCGATGATGCTATTGGTGAACTTAGGAAAAACAGCAATCAGCAATTTGACGGACATATTGTCGAATGTTTTTTACAAAACATATAATCAACTGAACCAGTTTATGCATATTGTTTAGGTGATGCTCATTAATGGCCTCATGAAAAATTCTCGTGTGGTGACTCCAGTTGTTTTTACTCAAGTTGAATTCCTACTCATATTTTTGTGAGGCCATTAATGAGCTCGAAATGAAATGATAAGTAATTTCAGAAATGTCGATTATATCTTCTAAAACTGTCTCTTTTAAAAAATACCCCTATCCGTTTGAACTTCAAACAGCGTCTGGCCGATTAAATCAAAAAAATATTAAAGATTCTCGCTTCGGCGGGATATTGAAGGAAACCATGAGGTCTGGAAATACAAGACCGGTATCTACAGGAGATAGTGTTTCTTCTTCAGATCAAAAAAGGATGGAAATCCTGCTTCAACGTGTTGAGATCAGGATGGATGAACATCTGCTGAACATGATATCGGAGAATCCGGAAACAAGTAAAAATATAATCGAATGGACGTTTGACATATTTTCCGGATATTCTTCAATCCTCGCCACAGATGAAGACGTGTCAATATCTCTGCATAATGAACAAATAAGTGACGCTCAATTTAATAAAAATGATTACGATGCCGTCATTAAGAAGGCATCTGGCATATATAATGTGAATCCTGACTTGATAAGAAGTGTCATTGAAGCTGAGAGCAATTTTAATTCAAACTGCACATCATCAAAAGGCGCCATGGGTTTGATGCAGTTGATGCCTGAGACAGCAAATGATCTGGGAGTCAGAAATGCCTATGATCCAGAGGAAAACATCATGGCGGGCACACGCTATCTCAAGGGACTGCTGGACCGTTACCATGGGAATGTACGATTGGCGCTGGCAGCCTATAACTGGGGGATGGGCAACCTGGAGAAATGTCCCGGAAAAATGCCCCTGGAAACAAGAAATTATGTCGAAAGAGTGACTGCAAGCTATTTAAGTGAAGAGGAACCAAAGAGAAGCAGCTTAATGATGATCTAATGTTCTGCTGAAGTTTCCGACTGCCATCTTGCCAGGGATTCGAGAGCGCGATGGGCATACCTTTCTCCCCGCTCTCTTTTTTTTACTTTTCCAGGTAGGGGAGAAACCAATCCCCAATTGATGTTCATGGGCTGGAACTGTTTACTGTCTGTATCCGTGATGTGATTCAAAAGCGCTCCCATAGCGGTTTCCGGGGGAGGGGGAAGGAAGGATTTTCCCTTATGAAATTCGGATACACTCAATCCTGCCATCAGTCCCA is a window encoding:
- a CDS encoding methyltransferase domain-containing protein; the protein is MLNNDTNFQTNETEIKRLFQKGEIFFNQNNLLGAKNCFEQIIAADPCNHEAINNLGVVYFSQDNLQQAINLFYKALSIHEDYKESLNNLALCLIKNENYATAAKIFKKIFNSGDNRPETLISIVNCHLQSGEFSLAKDYLVKFIQAYGQDHNFLEVQQRLIGEFRDAIHSDKYPIEKIIKFYIDEGNVTVAKDLLIPLLKQRSHNGELQTLNDLIVRKEKLKRLPISILSASDLLEKDPLRKLRWGDHWFGKELAEALSTEGAIISSKEPKILIHLHGIPIKNIEEPTYNILWIHSHPDMITPQFLSLYDHIFCLSPHFLEKIKTMDRKCELLIGGTAKRPPLRVRELAHDIVFVANGKQGKGRRIIQDLLALGKNWLDHLEVWGEGWDGILPEKCIRGIYFDNKKLPDLYASSRVVLNDHHDDMRREGFLNPRILDVMASGGVVISDSLSGAGKIFGEALLTYSSPAELDQILHRLFEDNFYRQHIRKQGLEVVESYSFKKVAQKIIRHILSIDENKLEKRVKNFYMEKVWAPVKGKLNTDRIRRLKEVTAEQCIGSTLDVGCANGDSTVIMKRHNPSLDLTGMELTDWGYEDAIKNHPELRFVQGDAKQLPFSDQSFDTVVLDHIIEHFSDPVPLILEAKRVARKRVVIGIPMMHLNDPDHKIAWRLDDFRNLLLGFFPRFSVRGMREPDGIEVSSAAHWNFVVGTGYMEGNDRKEMPTIQPLNLHLGCGQRRLDGFLNIDIIPSSAVDLLCDSRRLPFPAGTVSRIETYHMIEHLPRHVFLEAVFEWNRVLEEGGTLVIECPDFDATIKEYMEGKKFRINNVFGLQRHPGDYHHFGYTFQNLAEILQEFGFREICQEEPTDYHAQDEPSMRLIAMKVHQIQRPVDIQGLSIQYVRQTYAKAIESDQKRKSHNFKNFPEGPIKLDICGGEFPYGNGFLNVDIRALPNVDIVADITKGLNFSDRSVDEILSCGTLEHFYIPEVLEILKEMRRILRQGGKLTVAVPNMKEILSSFQQGEMNFQLFNQYIYGSIQKDLNPYNVHRSLWDAEHMIYAMKEAGFLNVEEQPYDLPFHIPKYMLKVVGIA
- a CDS encoding HD domain-containing phosphohydrolase, which encodes MMERALKIENYSTDQKRILIVDDYPQLRTVVKEALEREGNYEVNEAENGLEALKLLQNADYDMIISDVMMPGMGGIDLLKSIKEVRSNAVTIMITAYPAVETTVSAIKKGAIDFIKKPFDIDELLFKVNLYLRKKQTVSNRESEKDIKHFFLGDEPDELLLYNYIYDAIENSFGDNNFIFENVVELAMQIVGGKDCALLLYEEDEQQFHPQIISGIDPETYNLKILPHISDIFKEVADAKGAVVVHSDENPGVSPSLICAPLMIRNKVFGILSIRKKGRGERFSKKELNYILILTKRSSLNVENKILYESLYRSLLDTFKSLVASIQVRDSYTEEHSCRVTELAVNVARSMGCTSEDIESIRIAGMLHDIGKIAIPDRILLKPDKLMDYEYQVIKSHPGIGERILKPVMLLEKERKIILHHHERYDGKGYPNGLSGENIPFLSRLLAIADSYDAMTNNRPYRYAMPIDDAIGELRKNSNQQFDGHIVECFLQNI
- a CDS encoding lytic transglycosylase domain-containing protein, with translation MSIISSKTVSFKKYPYPFELQTASGRLNQKNIKDSRFGGILKETMRSGNTRPVSTGDSVSSSDQKRMEILLQRVEIRMDEHLLNMISENPETSKNIIEWTFDIFSGYSSILATDEDVSISLHNEQISDAQFNKNDYDAVIKKASGIYNVNPDLIRSVIEAESNFNSNCTSSKGAMGLMQLMPETANDLGVRNAYDPEENIMAGTRYLKGLLDRYHGNVRLALAAYNWGMGNLEKCPGKMPLETRNYVERVTASYLSEEEPKRSSLMMI